CATCATCCCCTGATTGGTTTCAGGTAATCTTAATCGTATAATGTCGGGATACTTCTTCTGATATTCTATACAAATAGCACGGGTATTGTCTGTACTGCAATCCTCACCGATTACCAATTCGAATTGGAAATTGGTTTTCTGCATTACAACTCCTTCTATAGCTTCCGCTATAAACTTTTCATGATTATAAGTAATCATGGAGACGGATACGATTATGTTGTGCTCTTTGTTTATCATTGAATAATGGTGTTCAAACTCTTAAAAGGTGACAAAAGTAACAGGTTTATTATTCTTTTTGATTGTTATTTTATCTTTCCCCAATAAAAATATTTTATAAAGATAATTTTTGTGTAAGAATATACGATCTAATTAATAGAGAAATAATTATAGATAAATATTTAGCTTCCAACCTATATTGTCTTTGTCTAAGAAACTTTCATAATACAAACCTATTGAAAAGTTATGTATATTTTCTGCGTATAATCGAAATCTTTTTGATAATGATATCTTATAGTCAAACTGTTTGTTATATATAAAATATTCAGAAGCAATGGTTATTTGAGCTTGAGAGAATGATTTGTCGGCATAAATAGCCCCTCCAACTTTCTTTTTTCGTCCTATTAGGTAATTAGCACCTAATCCCAAGCTTATATCTTTTATATTATAACGATAAAGTAGAGAGTGATTTTGCCATTTTATTTTGTTATCTATATATTTTAGTTTTCGTATTCTGTATCCGTATGAGAGATAATCATTTGAGCTTCTCTTCTTTTTTAGAAATAGATTATGATAGCCTATGATTGTCTGAATATCATATGATCCTTTGCTATCGAACTGATGAGTCAATGATAACCCTAGATTTGTCTTTATGTTGCTTATCCCTCCAAAATAGATTTTGGCTTCATAGCCTAACGGTAATCTAGTAGAACCTGAGTATCCAAAAGAATATAAGTCGTATAAATAACACATAACCAACATTCCTTCTGTCTTATAATATCCTGTTGCTGAAAATTTAGATTCAAACTTTCTTTTATTTTCTTCTAATTCTAAAATTCCAGATATCTTATTTATGAAATCACTAACTATGATAGCTTCTTTTAATGATCTATTAGTTTCAGGATTCCAATACTTCTTAAAGTGATATTCATCCTTATTTGTATATTCTATACAATAAGTTATGCCATCATAACCTTGTTCCCATCCCTCAATCTCTCTATCTGTTTTTAATTCTAAGATTTTTGAATTGTTTATAATATTGTATATATTAGCTATTTTAGTTTGGTTTATCTCTTCCTTTAAATATATAGTATCACTGTCTTTATTGGAATTCTTTTTCGTTTTAAATCTATAATTAGTCAATGTCCCTCCCATAAGCCCTTGATCCATCCATATGTCAATAATCTGACCATAATTTTTGAATCTAAAATAAAAATCATGTTTGGAGCTGAGGAGATCGGGTAAATCAAGTTTTTTATAAATTTTTTCATTCGTTTTTAAATACAAGGTATCGTCACATATCTTCTTAATATTTTGAGCATTAAGATTCCAGAATAATGAACTGAAAATAATCAAAGATAAACAACGGGTCATAATTATAGGATATGCTGTTTTATGTTGTTAATATTTATTTGTATCACAAATCAGCTATTTATCACATTTATTATTCTTTCCATATCCTCTTCATCATATCGATGATCGCAAGGTAGAGGCAGCAGGTAGTTGACTATCTTATATTCGGGAGAGCCTTTCTCTACAAGTCCTAGTGTTTCCTTCCAATATGTAGATACATATATTTTGTTATCAATCAGTTTCTTTCTTAAATCACGATCTTCTGAATAGAACATATAACTCAGCGGGCACGTATCTGAGGGAAAGTTATCATATTCAAACTTATTATCTTTCCCCAAGACAGAATGTAAATAGTTAAAGTTTTTTATCTGTCTTTCTTTCATATTTTCGTAGTCTATGTTAGATAGCAATGCAGAAGCAAGATTCGACATACGCTTTATTGGTTGACCAACGAGGCTTGCGCAGTAGTCAAGATAATCCTGATAGGCTGCACTGGCATTACCGTATTCGATCCGTTTCATCAAATGTGTCATATGTGGAATAGAGAAGTCTTGCTCAAGCTCTTCATTCAGAAAAGTATCTGTATATAGATAAGCTCCGTCGGGGAGTCCAAAAAATTTGCGTGGAGAATATATTGTGTCGATACCTTCGTAAGGTTTCGAAAAGAAAGCATGCGTATTATCAACTATCAATTGTTTTCCAAATTTTTTGACAAGCTGCAAAACGGTGCAACACTTTATGCCATAAGTGTCGGAGTAAAAAAACACTTCATCTTCTTTTAATTCTTTATAGAAAATAGGATTGAGGCGGAAATCTACAGAATAGAATTCGGATTCTATGCCTAGTTTCTTTATCGGTTCCCAGATAACTTCAGAGTTCAAGTAAGGAATATATATCTTTTTATATTTCTTTGCTCTTAGTATATATTCAAGACAGTTGCGAGCAGTATTTAGCTCTAGTGCTCCCTTATGATAATGTTCTCCTTTGCGAAGTTGAAGTTCGAAGTATCCTCCTATCTCTTTCATGTCTTTAATATTTTCTATGAAGTATTACCTTTGATTAATAAGATTTTCGCTTTTTTGTAACGTTAAATCAATTTATACTCATTTAGCATATCTTGTGTTTCTGCCAAACTGTTGAACATCATAACGTCTATAATCGATAGCCAAGGGATGAAATCATTATTGAATTGTTTATAAGCAACAAGATTGGATGATAAGAAGCGGAGGCTTACTCCCTTTTTCTCGAAGTCCTTTGGATGGTACAGTTCTTGTCCGCCAATTGCATTATAATAATCTTTTGCTCCTAGAGTCTTACATATAGCTATTACCCTATCTTGTCCCGCAAGAGTTTGATCTATATCAATTGTTGATGAAATAATAATTTCAGTATGAATATTCAGATATTTACAAACCTCTTTGATTGAATTATAAATATATAAGAAAAGATTTTTCTCTTCGTAGTTGATAATATCCTCCACAATTGGTATCACCTGCTCAAAATAAGGAGCCTTGCGATATGATTCTCTTATCTGATTTATTAATTTTTTCTTATCGAAAGAATCGGCTACAGAGCGATCTTTTATATCCAGATAATCGGAATCTTTTTCTACCGATATTGAGATTAGCGTATCCTTGTTGTTTTGTAGGATGCGATTACGGTTGATCCATCCTTTTTTCGTATATTTTGCATTATCGTATATTACATACTTATCTACGGCATTCAGTAGCTGAAAATAGCCAATGTATGGCATAAAATAAGGCTGCATTATTCCTAAAATCATTTTACCCAAGGTTTATTTTTAATTAGCTCGCATATTTTTCCTACTTCTTCAAACTCCAAATCTGCATACATCGGTAAGCATACAATTTCTTTAGACACTTGTGCTGCAACGGGCAGGTTGCTAACACTGGCAGAAGGCAGTCCTCTATATGTCGGGAAATCACTTATAAGAGGATAGAAATAACGGCGTCCGAATATATCATACTCCTGCAATTTGAAGTACAGATCATCACGATTCATGCCATAATCGGCAGTATTTACTCGTATTGGGTAATAAGGGTAAGTATGCTCTACTCCTTCGCCAACAGTCATATAAGTGATTCCTTTTACATCTTTCAGCAGGTTGTCGTATAATTTAGCTAGCTCCAGACGTTTAGCGATATAATTATCTACATGTTTCAATTGCAGTGAGCCATAAGCTGCTTGCAATTCATTCATCTTGGCATTTATACCCGGCTCAATAACAGTTGTTTCGTTCCTGAATCCGAAGTTTTTTAATAAATCGATACGCTGTTTCGTCTTTTCATCCTGACAAACAATCGCACCTCCTTCTATTGTATTGTAAACCTTTGTTGCATGGAAACTGAGAATAGATAAATCACCCCAATTCATCACCGATTGTCGATCCTTTTTAACAGCAAAAGCATGTGCAGCATCATATATTACACGTAGCCCGTAGGTGTCTGCTATGCGTTGTATTTCTTCTACGTTGCACGGATTGCCATAGACATGCACCGGCATGATGGCGGTTGTCTTTGGCGTAATGGCCGCTTCTATCTTTTCCGGATCTATATTATAGTTCTTACTATCTATGTCTACAAATACAGGCTTGATGTTGTTCCACCACAATGAGTGTGTTGTTGCAACAAAGCTGAATGGAGTGGTTATAACCTCACCTGTAATGCGTAAGGCTTGTAATGCTGTTATTAATGCCAGTGTCCCATTGGCAAATACAGAGATATGCTTAACGCCAAGATAGTCTGCCAGTTCTTTTTCAAACTGTTCATGAAACGGACCATTGTTTGTCAACCATTTATTATCCCATATTTTTTGCAGATAGGGAATAAATTCATCCAAAGGTGGAATCGCCGGTTGGGTAACCATTATTTTTTTGTTCATAATCTTTTACCTAATAAGTTTATTGTATAAGTTTCTAATCCATAAAGGAGTAAAGCTCTTTATTCTGCCTCTGAAAGATTTATCTCCGTAAAGTAAAATTTCGAGTCTCCGTTTATGTTTTGTGAAGGTTTCTGTATAGTTATAGTTCAAATACTTGTCGTATTTATTTATCAGCTCGATAACCTTTGCACACTGGTCTTTTTCGTCCATCCGCGACCATTGTCCGTTATCATGTATCCTATATGCCGAAGTTACGTCTTTGAGATATAGCAAGGGTGCAAATTGTCCCATATACATCCCTAGCATCCAATCGGCTATTTCCATATCAAACAGTTTTGGGTCTAATTGCTGTATATATTTTCCTCTGAATACGCAACAAGACAGATTACCTATGCGGTTTCCCAATGCCAACTGATCGGTAGTGATCAGTTCATAGTCTGTATCAAGATTCCAGTCAAATATTTCTTCTCTATGTTGATCTTCAAACAAGCGTATGTGCCTGTTGTAACTCATAGAGGTGTTTGGTATCCTCTCCAGATGGTTGATATGATTCTCCAGGTGGGATGCCTTTACCCAATAGTCGTCACCTTCCATGATGGCAACATAGTCTCCTGTACATGTTGCAAAAGCCTGTTGGTAATTGCGTATATATCCTACATTTTGTTCTTTATGTAAATAATGAAAAACAAATTTTGTTTTCGATTCATACTCCTCTATAATCTCTACAGTATTGTCGGTAGAGCAATCGTCGGCAACAATAATCTCAACATTGTGAGATGTTTCCTGCATCAAAATACTCTCCAATGCCGGACGTATATAATTGCTGTGATTGTATGTGATGAGTATGATATTTATCTTCATATTTTGTAAAACTCTGTTCTTACATTCGAATATTTTCCAATGGTCTTTTCTCTGTAAAAATACAGTTATGAAAAGAGCTTTCTTAATACTTTTTGTACAAAACGGAATGGTTTGTATATCATTCTACCCAATTTGTATTCTGGGGTATGATAATGCCAGTAAAGTTCTTTATTGTATGTTTCTGCTTTAATCCGATCTCTAACAGGATTCAAATACTCAAGAAACAAAGGTATATGATTCTTAAACATTTGTAAAAGCATTGCATCATTTTTATCTGTTTCACGGAATATACGCATCGATCGTGAAACTTCTTTTATCCTATAATAATAGTGAAAGTCATTAAGTTTTATAACCCTATCATTCGGTGTGATCAACGAAAGGTAAAAATCCCAGTCCTCTATACCGTCAAACATATTCGGATTGTAACCTCCAGCTTCAAGAAAGTCAGATTTTCGGAATATGGCTGAATTGTAGATTTGATTTTCCGTAAGCATTTTTTCAAATACAAAATCAGGATTTATCCTTTTTTCATTTACATCGCCAAATAATATTGTATCACTATATATTAGTTTTATCTCAGGGTCTTTTGTAAATGCCTTTATTGCCTCGCTAAAATAATGAGGGCCTAACTTATCGTCTCCATCCAAAGGAACGATGTATTCTCCAATAGCTTGATCAACTCCATAGTTTCTGGTATCACAAACCCCGCTATTTTCTTTCCTAAAATATTTGAGCCGTTTGTCTTTTTCTATCCATAGTTTTGCAACTTCTTCTGTATTGTCAGGTGAACCATCATTAACCATAATACACTCCCAATGAGGATAATCCTGATCGAGAAGTGATTGTAGCGCCTCAGGCATATATTTAGCCTGATTATAGCACGGCATGATAACGGATATGATAGGGTTCATAATATAAAGTTTATAGTTTAAGCCATTTTAGTAAACCGAGCTTCTTTAAGTACCTTACACTTATTGATGTTTTTAATTTATATAGCTCTTGTCTTTTATCCATCCAGTCTTTATATAAGGTATTATAGATAGGATAAGAGTGGGCTATATGGTCGTTGCGTTCATCTATAAGCAATTGCTTGTTTGAAGCATTCGAACTGATTCCATCAATATAGAAAGTAGAAAAACAACCATCAATATGTCTGTATGTAGAACTTAGCAGGCATATCGCATCCATAAAGAAAGCCCAGTCTGATGTTATCTTTTTTTCTTCCGAATAATATCCATATTTTACCAAAAGTTCTTTTTTTATAAAAGAAGCTGTGTGTGGTAGCGTGTCTTCTGCAAAATATTTAAAATCAGGATTGCTGGGATATTGTTTTATATAGCTTGTCTTTGATAAACTATCAGCAATTTCCATATCAAAATAGACTATGCCTTCCCCTGTAATTTGAGATATAATCGATTGCAAATCACAATCCTCTTTTATTACATCTCCACTGTTTACGAATAATATATATTGCCCTGTTGCTTGCCTGATCCCTTTATTCATAGCATTATATATGCCAGAGTCAGGTTCGCTGATCCAAAAGTTTATTTTGCTTTCATATTTTTTTATAACACCCACACTACCATCTGTAGAGTTTCCATCAATAACAATATATTCAATATCATACAGATCATTAGAGATAACGCTATTAATCGTTTTCTCTAACCCTGCGGCATTGTTATAGTTAATTGTTACAATAGATACTTTCATCTTGTTATAAGTCTCAATATTAATCTTTTGAGTTCGTAATAAGCAACCATCGGGCTTTCCTTTATAAACATTGATAAAATAGCTTTGTTTACAGAATTCGAGTATGAAAACTTTAATTTATATGATTGCCATTTGTAATACCAATTCTTGCTATATTCTTTATCTAACTTCAAATGTAGCCTTTTTGCTATAATTTCGGAAACTTTATAACCCTCTAATATTCCCAGTCCTCTGTCTTCGGATTTGTTTGATACATTTACCGAATGTGTTCTAAAATAATTTAGATACTCTTTTACTTCAGACACCGTAACTTCTCCCTCACCGCAAAAGCTGCCCCATAATAACCAGTCACCACAGTATTTGAAATTTATAATATTATTCCACAGATTTGCGGCGATAGCATCTTTCTTAAAAATCACCATACTGGCATTACAAATAGGATTACTATATAACAAATAGTTCTCTGTGAACAGATTGATATTCATTGATAAATCGGGTAGGATAGTGGGTTGCTCCATTACTGTATTGTCCCCTTTGTCAACTATTGTCGTAAGAGCAAAGCAGAGTACTGAATTATATTTAGAAATAGAATCCATCGTTTTTTCAAGAAACGTAAGCTCTGCATAATCGTCACTTTCAGCAATCCAGATATATTCTCCTTGGGCTAACTCAATCCCTTTCTTCCACTGTTTGAATGTAGAACCGGAATTAGTCTCATTATATACAATGTGCGATATATGAGAATTACTTCTATATTCTTCAATTACATCTTTACTATTGTCTGGTGAACAATCATCCAAGATTATCAGCTCAAAGTCCTGGTATGTCTGATTTAGTATTGATTCAATACGTTGTCTCAGATATGGAGCATGATTATAATTGGGAAGAATAACTGATACCATTTTTAGCTGTTTTTAATATCTATTTTCCAGGAGTTGGAATCGCTTGCCGTTTTGAAATAATATATCTCTTCATCTGTTAGATTCTGGTCGTCAATATACCACCCCTTATGTTGTGCTGTATAATCTCCGGCTATTCTTATTGCCGAATAAAAATTCAACAAATTATATTGATATTGTGGTGGATATAAAGCAAACGTTGTATCCAGTTCATTCAAATACAAATTTTCTCCAACTAGATTCTCCCAATGCTTTTTTTCCCATTCTAGAACTTTTTCCTTATGTTGGTAATAATCGGGGATATCGTCAATTTTCAGAGCAAAGCCAACTTTGGTAATATGTTTATTATTATCCAGTATCCTTATCATTTTATGCAAATATTCTACCGGTAGATTTGCGTTTGGGATAATATCCGAATCTGTTACAATATGATATCCTTTAGAGTATTTCTTATATAAATCTTGATTTTCCCAAAAAACCATGTGACCATAGTTTTTGTGCATATATTCTATCTTAATATCCTTTTCGATCTCTTTATAGTATTCTAAAAGAGGTGGATATGTTGAATTGTTATCAACTATAACAATGTTTTTATGTCTTCTTTCCTGTAAAAACTTTACAAGGATTTTTAAATCGGCGAGACGGTTATAATTAATTATAATTATAGAAATAATCAGAGGATCATTTTTTTGTTGACGGACCGTCTTATTGAAAAGATAGATCAAAGAATTCTTTCGACGATTGTAGATATACTCTTTCCAAAAAGAATATGAAAACAAACTCAAAAAAGCAACCCTTTTCATAAATAAAAATAAATTAATTCTATTATTTTATCAATCCAAACTTATGTTTGATATTTCGTAAAAAATCATTTAGTTTACTGTATTTCTTTACTTTTTCATATTTATTTTTGAGCATTTCATATTCATATCTAGTAACAAAATTTTCTAAGAAGAAATCTTCGA
The Dysgonomonas mossii genome window above contains:
- a CDS encoding WbqC family protein; this encodes MILGIMQPYFMPYIGYFQLLNAVDKYVIYDNAKYTKKGWINRNRILQNNKDTLISISVEKDSDYLDIKDRSVADSFDKKKLINQIRESYRKAPYFEQVIPIVEDIINYEEKNLFLYIYNSIKEVCKYLNIHTEIIISSTIDIDQTLAGQDRVIAICKTLGAKDYYNAIGGQELYHPKDFEKKGVSLRFLSSNLVAYKQFNNDFIPWLSIIDVMMFNSLAETQDMLNEYKLI
- a CDS encoding DegT/DnrJ/EryC1/StrS family aminotransferase, producing the protein MNKKIMVTQPAIPPLDEFIPYLQKIWDNKWLTNNGPFHEQFEKELADYLGVKHISVFANGTLALITALQALRITGEVITTPFSFVATTHSLWWNNIKPVFVDIDSKNYNIDPEKIEAAITPKTTAIMPVHVYGNPCNVEEIQRIADTYGLRVIYDAAHAFAVKKDRQSVMNWGDLSILSFHATKVYNTIEGGAIVCQDEKTKQRIDLLKNFGFRNETTVIEPGINAKMNELQAAYGSLQLKHVDNYIAKRLELAKLYDNLLKDVKGITYMTVGEGVEHTYPYYPIRVNTADYGMNRDDLYFKLQEYDIFGRRYFYPLISDFPTYRGLPSASVSNLPVAAQVSKEIVCLPMYADLEFEEVGKICELIKNKPWVK
- a CDS encoding glycosyltransferase, giving the protein MKINIILITYNHSNYIRPALESILMQETSHNVEIIVADDCSTDNTVEIIEEYESKTKFVFHYLHKEQNVGYIRNYQQAFATCTGDYVAIMEGDDYWVKASHLENHINHLERIPNTSMSYNRHIRLFEDQHREEIFDWNLDTDYELITTDQLALGNRIGNLSCCVFRGKYIQQLDPKLFDMEIADWMLGMYMGQFAPLLYLKDVTSAYRIHDNGQWSRMDEKDQCAKVIELINKYDKYLNYNYTETFTKHKRRLEILLYGDKSFRGRIKSFTPLWIRNLYNKLIR
- a CDS encoding glycosyltransferase; protein product: MNPIISVIMPCYNQAKYMPEALQSLLDQDYPHWECIMVNDGSPDNTEEVAKLWIEKDKRLKYFRKENSGVCDTRNYGVDQAIGEYIVPLDGDDKLGPHYFSEAIKAFTKDPEIKLIYSDTILFGDVNEKRINPDFVFEKMLTENQIYNSAIFRKSDFLEAGGYNPNMFDGIEDWDFYLSLITPNDRVIKLNDFHYYYRIKEVSRSMRIFRETDKNDAMLLQMFKNHIPLFLEYLNPVRDRIKAETYNKELYWHYHTPEYKLGRMIYKPFRFVQKVLRKLFS
- a CDS encoding glycosyltransferase family 2 protein, producing the protein MKVSIVTINYNNAAGLEKTINSVISNDLYDIEYIVIDGNSTDGSVGVIKKYESKINFWISEPDSGIYNAMNKGIRQATGQYILFVNSGDVIKEDCDLQSIISQITGEGIVYFDMEIADSLSKTSYIKQYPSNPDFKYFAEDTLPHTASFIKKELLVKYGYYSEEKKITSDWAFFMDAICLLSSTYRHIDGCFSTFYIDGISSNASNKQLLIDERNDHIAHSYPIYNTLYKDWMDKRQELYKLKTSISVRYLKKLGLLKWLKL
- a CDS encoding glycosyltransferase family 2 protein, with translation MVSVILPNYNHAPYLRQRIESILNQTYQDFELIILDDCSPDNSKDVIEEYRSNSHISHIVYNETNSGSTFKQWKKGIELAQGEYIWIAESDDYAELTFLEKTMDSISKYNSVLCFALTTIVDKGDNTVMEQPTILPDLSMNINLFTENYLLYSNPICNASMVIFKKDAIAANLWNNIINFKYCGDWLLWGSFCGEGEVTVSEVKEYLNYFRTHSVNVSNKSEDRGLGILEGYKVSEIIAKRLHLKLDKEYSKNWYYKWQSYKLKFSYSNSVNKAILSMFIKESPMVAYYELKRLILRLITR
- a CDS encoding glycosyltransferase, whose protein sequence is MKRVAFLSLFSYSFWKEYIYNRRKNSLIYLFNKTVRQQKNDPLIISIIIINYNRLADLKILVKFLQERRHKNIVIVDNNSTYPPLLEYYKEIEKDIKIEYMHKNYGHMVFWENQDLYKKYSKGYHIVTDSDIIPNANLPVEYLHKMIRILDNNKHITKVGFALKIDDIPDYYQHKEKVLEWEKKHWENLVGENLYLNELDTTFALYPPQYQYNLLNFYSAIRIAGDYTAQHKGWYIDDQNLTDEEIYYFKTASDSNSWKIDIKNS